From Chryseobacterium gallinarum, one genomic window encodes:
- a CDS encoding enoyl-CoA hydratase-related protein: MSYENILLKKEDNLSIITINRPESLNALNAKTIQEISSVLDELDSDLSCRVIILTGSGEKSFVAGADIKEFSDFGQERAEELARNGQNILFNKIENMSKPVIAAVNGFALGGGLELAMACHIRYASENARLGLPEVTLGLIPGYGGTQRLPKLVGKGIANEMIFSAKMIPAQKAKEIGLVNEVYPIEELLTKTKELASTIAHNSPMAISKAISAVNLSDTEKGFETEIRYFGELFEMDDKKEGVTAFLEKRKPNF; this comes from the coding sequence ATGAGTTACGAAAATATATTATTAAAAAAGGAAGATAATTTATCTATCATTACAATAAATAGACCTGAGAGTTTAAATGCTTTGAATGCAAAAACTATTCAGGAAATCAGTTCAGTACTGGATGAGCTTGATTCTGATCTGTCTTGTAGGGTTATTATTCTTACAGGAAGTGGAGAAAAGTCTTTTGTAGCAGGTGCTGATATCAAAGAATTCAGTGATTTTGGACAGGAGAGAGCTGAAGAATTAGCCAGAAATGGACAAAACATCCTGTTCAATAAAATTGAAAATATGTCAAAGCCTGTCATTGCAGCCGTAAACGGTTTTGCATTGGGAGGCGGTTTGGAGCTTGCTATGGCATGCCACATCAGATATGCATCGGAAAACGCCCGATTGGGGCTTCCTGAAGTAACCTTGGGATTGATTCCCGGATACGGAGGAACCCAGAGGCTTCCAAAACTTGTCGGAAAAGGTATTGCCAACGAAATGATCTTCTCGGCTAAAATGATCCCTGCCCAAAAAGCAAAAGAGATCGGACTGGTGAATGAAGTATACCCTATTGAAGAATTATTAACCAAAACGAAAGAATTAGCGAGTACTATTGCCCACAATTCACCCATGGCAATATCTAAGGCGATAAGCGCCGTGAATCTATCGGACACAGAAAAAGGCTTTGAAACTGAAATCAGATATTTCGGAGAGCTTTTTGAAATGGACGATAAGAAAGAAGGAGTGACTGCTTTCCTTGAGAAAAGAAAGCCGAACTTCTAA
- a CDS encoding deoxycytidylate deaminase translates to MNKFDKAYLKMAQEWAKLSYCKRKQVGALIVKDRMIISDGYNGTPSGFENCCEDEEGKTHWYVLHAEANAILKLAASTQSAKGATLYLTLSPCKECSKLILQAGIARLVYINEYSDDDGISFLRNHNIEIEQISDCELKK, encoded by the coding sequence ATGAATAAGTTTGATAAAGCTTATCTAAAAATGGCCCAGGAATGGGCAAAACTCTCCTACTGTAAGAGAAAACAGGTAGGAGCTCTTATCGTAAAAGATAGGATGATTATTTCAGATGGTTACAACGGAACTCCTTCGGGATTTGAAAACTGCTGTGAAGATGAAGAGGGAAAAACGCACTGGTATGTATTGCACGCCGAAGCCAATGCCATATTGAAACTGGCTGCTTCTACCCAATCTGCAAAGGGAGCAACGTTGTATTTAACGCTGTCGCCCTGCAAAGAATGTAGCAAGCTGATTCTGCAGGCAGGAATTGCAAGACTGGTGTATATCAATGAGTATTCGGACGACGATGGTATATCGTTCCTGAGAAACCATAACATTGAAATAGAACAAATATCGGACTGTGAACTAAAAAAATAA
- the xerD gene encoding site-specific tyrosine recombinase XerD has translation MTWDEKIKDFEIFLRFERNFSENTLDAYVRDIKKLKDYAEEDLANVGPDTIGYENLQEYIFNLSKQKFSERSQARWISSIKAFFKFLLEDEFREDNPAALLEGPKLGLYLPDTLSLPDINRIIAAIEVNTDLGKRNHCIIEVLYGCGLRVSELIDLKISNINFKEQYIKVHGKGNKTRFVPLADYTAELLDSYIKEVRSKGKINKKYEDTLFLNSRGTSMSRVIVFLIIKELTDKAGVNKKISPHTFRHSFATHLLQNGADLRYIQEMLGHSSITTTEIYTHLKTEELRDVILSYHPRNINITQ, from the coding sequence ATGACTTGGGATGAAAAGATCAAAGATTTTGAAATATTTCTTCGTTTCGAAAGAAATTTTTCAGAAAATACTCTCGACGCTTATGTTCGGGACATTAAAAAGTTAAAAGATTACGCAGAAGAAGATCTGGCAAACGTCGGCCCAGATACTATCGGCTACGAAAACCTGCAGGAATACATTTTCAATCTGTCTAAACAGAAATTCAGCGAGAGATCTCAGGCACGATGGATATCTTCCATAAAAGCCTTCTTTAAGTTTCTGCTTGAAGATGAATTTCGGGAAGACAACCCTGCAGCGTTACTTGAAGGCCCTAAATTGGGGCTATACCTACCGGACACCTTAAGCCTTCCGGACATCAACAGAATTATTGCTGCTATTGAAGTCAATACCGATTTAGGAAAAAGAAACCATTGTATCATTGAGGTACTGTATGGATGCGGGCTTCGCGTTTCCGAATTGATTGACCTGAAAATATCAAATATCAATTTTAAGGAACAATACATTAAAGTGCACGGAAAGGGAAATAAAACCCGTTTCGTTCCTTTGGCTGATTATACAGCAGAATTATTGGACAGTTATATCAAGGAAGTACGTTCTAAAGGAAAAATCAATAAGAAATATGAAGACACCCTGTTTTTAAACAGCCGTGGAACATCTATGTCCCGGGTAATTGTATTTCTTATTATCAAAGAACTTACAGATAAAGCCGGGGTAAACAAAAAAATTTCTCCACACACCTTCAGGCATTCTTTTGCAACGCATTTGCTGCAAAACGGTGCAGATCTGCGCTACATCCAGGAGATGCTGGGACATTCCAGCATTACCACTACGGAAATCTATACGCATTTGAAAACAGAAGAATTAAGGGATGTTATTTTAAGTTATCACCCGAGAAATATTAATATTACTCAATGA
- a CDS encoding NUDIX hydrolase, giving the protein MKLLKYCPSCGKESLHWDGEKKWSCPNCGFTLYNNVAGAVAVVIRCGDEVYLTRRNRDPKKGKLDLAGGFVDPKESAEETCKRELFEELQLDIDISNLKYLTSLPNVYQYKEIDYNTIDLFYEYNVSEKFEVNLETSEISEAVWIPLQELNLEDIAFDSQKKFFEGYKKK; this is encoded by the coding sequence ATGAAATTATTGAAATATTGCCCAAGCTGCGGCAAAGAATCTTTACATTGGGACGGCGAAAAAAAATGGAGCTGTCCCAATTGTGGTTTTACACTTTATAATAATGTTGCAGGCGCTGTAGCGGTTGTGATCAGATGTGGAGACGAAGTTTATCTTACCAGGAGAAACAGAGATCCTAAAAAAGGAAAACTTGATCTGGCCGGAGGATTCGTTGATCCTAAAGAAAGTGCAGAAGAAACCTGTAAAAGAGAACTTTTTGAAGAGCTTCAGCTGGACATTGATATTTCAAACCTGAAATACCTTACAAGCCTCCCAAACGTGTATCAGTATAAAGAAATTGATTATAATACAATTGATCTTTTTTATGAGTATAATGTTTCGGAAAAGTTTGAGGTAAATCTTGAAACTTCGGAAATTTCAGAGGCAGTATGGATTCCTTTACAGGAACTTAACCTGGAAGATATTGCTTTCGATTCCCAGAAGAAATTTTTTGAAGGTTATAAAAAGAAATAG
- a CDS encoding heme-binding domain-containing protein, translated as MKTVKKVIFWVLVGFALIQFVPIDRINKPVDHTVNFVDAKKSPEKIKTLLKNACYDCHSNETVYPKYAFIAPISWSVKSHVNEGREHLNFSVWETYNKDLKANMLTKSVQTIQGKTMPMPGYIVYHKEANLSEAERSLLVQYFEGMLKSKTY; from the coding sequence ATGAAGACGGTAAAAAAAGTGATTTTTTGGGTATTGGTAGGTTTTGCCTTGATTCAATTTGTTCCTATAGACAGGATTAATAAACCGGTAGATCATACTGTTAATTTTGTTGATGCTAAGAAATCCCCGGAGAAGATTAAAACATTGCTGAAAAATGCTTGTTACGACTGTCATTCCAATGAAACGGTATATCCCAAGTATGCCTTTATTGCTCCAATATCCTGGTCTGTGAAAAGTCACGTCAATGAAGGAAGGGAACATCTTAATTTCTCTGTGTGGGAAACTTATAACAAAGATTTAAAGGCCAATATGCTTACTAAATCTGTTCAGACGATCCAGGGTAAGACAATGCCGATGCCGGGCTATATTGTTTATCATAAAGAAGCTAATCTTTCTGAAGCGGAAAGATCATTGCTGGTTCAGTATTTTGAAGGAATGCTGAAGTCAAAGACTTATTAA
- a CDS encoding Ig-like domain-containing protein codes for MKRFLLLLVICFLVHSCARVGSPVGGPKDTLAPRFLSSNIDTTRVNVKRDIRELRLDFDEYVTLKDINKNLIISPPIKNIKRILPSGIANKFVLIQWTDTLQANTTYNFNFGNSIVDNNESNPLRYFNFAFSTGEKLDDLYISGEVKDVLDIKSKTGTTDNKLVVGLYQAKDTINYKQKPYYITKVDDDGYYEMNYLTPGKYKIIAFEDENGNSIYDPGKEKIGFKKEPIDVEKSISGLNLKVYPSKKPLKYAEMKEIAGGVLMTFEGNPSEVKVESLNDKLKDIKVTHTPKSDSVRIWFDAVKNNVGQESAEKLVFSHNIGPKKDTVYSVSLFYKYNKKNTMTISSDNGGGSLAPKSDFKITSNYFIDKIDPASWRLTVKGDSLTTIPFTAKISETNPYQILVQSDFVSGKNYQLLVPSKTVSSFYEKTSAPHRFDFDVAKIDEFGSLAFKLQNAPVAKYWIQLLDSSGKVIYQKYTEGDSVKFDILKPEEYIVRILVDNNGNKYWDEADFVNETFAEDAYIFYKKVIVRGLWETNEEWDLNDTRTLDNPKGTLPATPPPAIPATGQKDEVKQEVKKELKSDNAILTPVK; via the coding sequence ATGAAAAGGTTTCTTTTATTACTGGTTATCTGTTTTCTTGTGCATTCCTGTGCGAGAGTAGGCTCTCCTGTAGGAGGTCCGAAAGATACATTAGCTCCAAGATTTTTAAGTTCTAATATTGACACCACCAGGGTCAATGTAAAAAGAGATATCCGCGAACTCCGGCTGGATTTTGATGAATATGTTACCTTGAAGGATATCAATAAAAACCTGATCATATCCCCGCCGATCAAAAATATCAAAAGGATTCTTCCGTCAGGGATTGCCAACAAATTCGTATTGATTCAGTGGACGGATACCTTACAGGCAAACACAACATACAATTTCAACTTCGGAAACTCAATAGTGGATAACAATGAGTCTAACCCGTTGCGGTATTTCAATTTTGCATTTTCTACAGGAGAGAAATTAGATGATCTGTACATCAGCGGTGAAGTGAAAGATGTCTTAGATATTAAAAGCAAAACCGGAACCACAGACAACAAACTGGTGGTGGGCCTGTATCAGGCAAAAGATACCATAAACTATAAACAAAAGCCTTATTATATCACTAAGGTGGATGATGACGGGTATTATGAAATGAACTACCTTACACCGGGAAAATATAAAATCATCGCCTTTGAAGATGAAAACGGAAATTCCATCTATGATCCGGGAAAGGAAAAAATAGGATTTAAAAAAGAGCCGATAGATGTGGAGAAATCTATTTCGGGACTGAACTTGAAAGTTTATCCGTCCAAAAAGCCTTTGAAGTATGCAGAAATGAAGGAAATAGCCGGGGGAGTCCTGATGACATTCGAAGGGAATCCTTCTGAAGTAAAGGTAGAATCATTAAATGACAAGCTCAAAGATATCAAAGTAACCCATACCCCAAAATCCGATTCAGTAAGAATCTGGTTTGATGCAGTGAAAAATAATGTAGGGCAGGAGTCTGCGGAAAAACTGGTTTTCAGCCACAATATTGGTCCGAAAAAAGATACGGTGTATAGTGTTTCTCTTTTCTATAAATACAATAAGAAAAACACGATGACCATCAGCAGTGATAATGGAGGAGGTTCACTGGCCCCGAAATCCGATTTTAAAATTACTTCCAATTATTTCATTGATAAAATAGACCCTGCAAGCTGGAGATTAACGGTAAAAGGAGATAGTTTGACAACTATACCGTTTACAGCGAAAATTTCAGAGACCAATCCTTATCAGATACTGGTACAGTCTGATTTTGTTTCAGGGAAAAATTATCAGCTTTTAGTTCCGAGTAAAACGGTTTCTTCTTTTTATGAAAAAACCTCGGCTCCTCATCGTTTTGATTTCGATGTAGCCAAAATTGACGAATTTGGCAGCCTTGCGTTCAAGCTTCAAAATGCTCCTGTTGCCAAATACTGGATACAGCTGCTTGATTCTTCAGGAAAAGTGATTTATCAGAAATATACGGAAGGAGACAGTGTGAAATTTGATATCCTGAAACCGGAAGAATATATTGTCAGAATACTGGTTGATAATAATGGGAATAAATATTGGGATGAGGCAGACTTTGTCAATGAAACGTTTGCTGAAGATGCTTATATTTTCTATAAAAAAGTAATAGTGAGGGGATTGTGGGAAACCAATGAAGAATGGGATCTGAATGATACCAGGACATTGGATAACCCTAAAGGGACTTTACCTGCAACACCGCCACCGGCAATCCCTGCCACCGGTCAGAAAGATGAGGTGAAGCAGGAAGTAAAAAAGGAGCTGAAATCTGATAATGCAATTTTAACACCGGTAAAATAA
- a CDS encoding serine hydrolase domain-containing protein — protein sequence MTTRNFVLIVTVFLSLFSCKKKSEAKEVSAENTTTLPNYGNVDLGNVFTKADGYLSDKQSMVRYIDQYYTKIWEGGDLSGGILVAKGDDILFENYRGFGREGNQMPIDKNTPLHVASVSKTLTAMAMMKLVEAGKVKLSDPLTQYFPGFPYPNVTVQTLLDQRSGLPKYEYFITKIQPAPAELAKPFITNQDILNMIIQYKPDLARDTDTGFMYCNTNFALLALLIEKITKIPFPQAMKEMIFTPLKMNNSYIFQEKDIPTASQSFYYGGNRLYPLDRLDLIYGDKNVYTTPRDLYNFSKAMFSKDFLKPELMQMVFTPYSNEKAGMNNYGLGFRMKIFDNGEKLTYHNGWWHGTNSVFAHLLKSKVTIVAIGNKYSNKVYTALALSGLFEDFPLQKEKLHSVMNDNKDTLNSGHEVFGE from the coding sequence ATGACGACGCGTAATTTTGTACTCATTGTAACTGTTTTTTTATCCCTTTTTTCCTGCAAAAAAAAATCTGAAGCTAAAGAAGTTTCAGCTGAAAATACTACCACTCTTCCCAATTATGGAAATGTAGATCTGGGAAACGTGTTTACGAAAGCTGACGGATATCTTTCAGATAAACAATCAATGGTAAGGTATATTGACCAGTATTATACGAAAATCTGGGAAGGAGGAGATCTGAGCGGAGGAATACTGGTTGCTAAAGGAGACGATATTTTGTTTGAAAACTATAGAGGCTTTGGAAGAGAAGGAAACCAAATGCCGATTGATAAAAATACACCGTTACATGTAGCTTCTGTATCGAAAACATTAACAGCAATGGCGATGATGAAGCTGGTAGAAGCCGGAAAAGTTAAACTCTCTGATCCGCTTACGCAATATTTTCCCGGATTTCCTTATCCTAATGTGACGGTTCAGACTTTATTGGATCAAAGGAGTGGACTTCCGAAATACGAATATTTTATTACCAAAATACAGCCTGCACCTGCAGAACTTGCCAAGCCTTTTATTACCAATCAGGATATCCTGAATATGATCATTCAATATAAGCCTGACCTGGCAAGAGATACAGACACAGGATTTATGTACTGTAATACCAATTTTGCCCTGCTGGCGTTGTTGATTGAAAAAATAACAAAGATCCCTTTTCCACAAGCTATGAAGGAAATGATCTTTACTCCGCTGAAAATGAACAACAGTTACATCTTTCAGGAAAAGGATATTCCGACAGCTTCACAGTCATTTTATTATGGTGGGAACAGGTTATATCCGCTGGACAGATTGGATCTTATTTACGGGGATAAAAATGTGTATACAACCCCCAGGGATTTATACAATTTTTCAAAGGCTATGTTTTCAAAGGATTTCTTAAAGCCGGAACTGATGCAGATGGTATTTACCCCTTATAGTAATGAAAAAGCCGGTATGAACAATTATGGATTAGGGTTTAGAATGAAAATATTTGATAACGGTGAAAAGCTGACCTATCATAACGGATGGTGGCACGGGACCAATTCAGTATTTGCACACCTTCTAAAATCAAAAGTGACGATTGTTGCCATTGGAAACAAATATTCCAACAAAGTATATACAGCCCTTGCTTTGTCCGGATTGTTTGAAGATTTCCCTTTACAAAAAGAAAAACTTCATTCCGTGATGAATGACAATAAAGATACTTTGAATTCAGGACACGAAGTTTTTGGAGAATAA